A stretch of the Chanos chanos chromosome 1, fChaCha1.1, whole genome shotgun sequence genome encodes the following:
- the ccdc3a gene encoding coiled-coil domain-containing protein 3a yields MLSALLVFCLATCGVKLVLGCQLPTEWRPLSEGCRAELAEIIVYAKVLAIHEEPYASSLYNYLPYQYQGAENGLLYAAEIELLCDQAWGSMLEVPAGSRLNLTGLGYFACQSHTVMENYSYIFFLRMDENYNILPHGVNFQDAIFPDTLENRRMFSSLFQFSNCSHSNTLHSFNPDWESQEDSRLLCSSVQQVLFEEEERVRRLEERLVQMEKRNRQLKDRVRKLKRSLRKARKISRRAERERQQLQERLSATERRTGHHFNAISSSQNPPSRGYTYGL; encoded by the exons ATGCTTAGTGCGCTTCTGGTGTTCTGTCTCGCGACCTGCGGGGTAAAGCTCGTGCTGGGCTGCCAGTTGCCCACTGAGTGGCGGCCTCTGAGCGAGGGGTGTCGAGCAGAGTTGGCAGAGATCATTGTATATGCCAAGGTACTGGCGATTCATGAAGAGCCATACGCTTCCAGTCTATACAACTACCTGCCGTACCAATATCAGGGAGCAGAGAACGGGTTACTTTACGCTGCAGAAATTGAGTTGCTATGCGACCAGGCTTGGGGCAGCATGTTAGAGGTCCCGGCCGGTTCCCGGCTCAACCTCACAGGTCTCGGCTATTTTGCGTGCCAGTCGCATACGGTGATGGAAAACTACTCCTACATCTTTTTTCTCAG GATGGATGAAAACTACAATATCCTCCCTCATGGTGTTAACTTCCAGGATGCTATTTTCCCAGACACGTTAGAGAACCGCCGCATGTTCTCTAGTCTGTTCCAGTTTTCCAACTGTTCCCACAGCAACACCTTACACAGCTTCAACCCTGACTGGGAGAGTCAGGAAGACAGCAGG ctgtTGTGTTCGTCAGTTCAGCAGGTCCTGTTTGAAGAAGAGGAGCGTGTTCGTAGACTGGAGGAGCGTTTGGTtcagatggaaaagagaaacagacagttgAAAGACAGGGTAAGGAAGCTTAAGCGTTCTCTAAGGAAGGCTCGGAAAATCTCGCGCAGGGCCGAACGGGAACGCCAGCAGCTGCAGGAGCGTCTGAGTGCTACAGAGAGACGCACGGGCCACCATTTCAATGCTATTTCATCTTCCCAAAACCCGCCCTCCCGCGGATACACATATGGACTGTGA